CGCATCAATCCCGGCAACCTCAAAAAGAAAGAAATTCCACCATTTCTTCGCAACTCGCCACACCTGTTGCGCACGGGCTTGCATCACTCCGGAAACTTTGATCTGACCGATCATGTGTTGCGGAGTATTGATGCGCTTGGCCTGGATGTCATCATTGTCATCGGCGGTGACGACACGATCGGCTATGCCGATCACCTGGCCAAAGCTGCTGTCAAGGTGATTGGCGTGCCAAAGACGATGGACAACGATGTTTATGGCTCGGACTACTGCATCGGGTTTGGCACGGCCGTTACCCGCAGTGTCCAGTACATTCATCAGCTGCGTACCAGTTCCGGCTCGCACGAGCGAATCACTATTGTCGAGCTGTTCGGTCGTAGCACCGGGGAAACCTGCCTCGTCAGTGCCTACCTGGCCGGTGTTGACCGCGCCCTCATTCCGGAAGTGCCTTTCGACCCCGAAACTCTCGCCGATTACGTTATTCAGGACAAAGCAGCCAATCCGAGCCAATATGCCATGATTGCTATCAGTGAAGGTGCGCGGATGATTGGCAGCAAGATGATCGAATATTGCGGACGGCGGTACGACGAGGATGGCCATGAGCCTGCCGGAATTGGCCAATTGACCCGTGAAACCATCTCCATGCTGACCGGCCAGGATGTCATCTGCCAGCAGCTGGGCTATCTGATGCGTTCAGGTATTCCCGATGCTCTGGATCTGATGGTCGGCTTCAATTTTGCGCAGCTTGCCGTGGAACTGATTGCAGAAGGCACCTTCGGTGTCATGGTGGCGCTCCAGAAAGGCATCTACACCTGTCTCCCCCTTGCAGAGGTGTCGTCAAACACCAAGCAGGTCGATATCAGTGAACTGTATGACCCGCGCTACTACCGCCCGAAGATGCGAAGCGTCATGGGCAAGCCGATGTTTCTTTATTAGCGGATTACCGATATGGCTTGGAACACTGGAGATTGGGTGGTGGGGCTGTGCCCGGATTGGCCAGATCAGTCGGATATGACCAATCCCACCGATTTTTTCAGCAATACTTTTCGCCTTGCAGGAGCAGTTCTGCTTCCCTGAGTTGTTCGGGGGTGTTGATGCCGCGGATTTCGTTGGCATCGGCTACCTTGAAGGCGCACACTTTTTTGCCTTTTCCAAAGCAGATACCGAACACATCGGTGAGATAGTACTCCCCTTGGGCGTTTTTGTTGGTGATGCCGTGCAGGGCGGAAAACAGCTCGTTGGCGTTGAAGACGTAAACGCCGGAGTTGATTTCAGTTACCGCTTTTTCTTCTTCCGTGGCATCTTTCTGCTCGACGATTCTGAGCACCTCTTCGCCCGCATCACTTCTGATGATCCGCCCGTATCCTGTTGGGTCGTCCATCTCGGCGGTCAGTACCGTGGCGACAGCTTGCCGCGAACGATGGAAGTCGATCAGCTCTCTGAGTGTGCGCCCGGTGAAGAGCGGCGCGTCTCCCGAGAGGATGATAATCTCTCCGCTGAAATCTTTCAGGAACGGTTCAGCCTGCATGATGGCGTGGCCGGTGCCGAGTTGAGGCTCCTGCAAGGCATAATCGAACGGAAAACCGGCGGTTGCAGCCCGAACCAGCTCGGCCTGATGGCCGATGATGAGCACGATCTTGTCGGGATCGAGCGCCTGCGATTTTTCGATGACATACGCCACGAGCGGTTTGCCATTGGCCTCGTGCAGTACCTTCGGGAGAGCCGATTTCATTCGCGTGCCTTTACCGGCGGCCATGATGACGATTGCCAGGCTCATAAAGTTCTTGCTGAGGGGTTGAGATGGCTTCAGCCAAGATATTCGTCTTCGGAACCTACCCGGTGGCGTCGCTTCGGATTGTTCATCCGGTCAACGATGACAATCATCGGTTTCCAGTTGCGCGCCTCTTCCGGTTCCATTTCGGCGAAGGTCATGATGATGATCTCGTCGCCGGGCAGCGCGCAACGGGCCGCCGCGCCATTGAGCTGGATTTCGCGCAGTCCGCGTGTTCCCTCGATGATGTAAGTCTCGAATCGCTCACCGTTGTTGTTATTGACAACCAGCACCTTTTCATTGGCGATCATATCGGCCATGTCAAGCAGCTCCTTGTCGATGGTGATGCTTCCTTCGTATTCCAGGTCTCCACTGGTGACAATGGCGTTGTGGATCTTGGATTTGAGCATGTGTAATTTCATAACGACGCAAACAGAGTCGAATTATTTTGATAAGGCTTCACCGCTGGCATGGAAAATCCTGTACCGTTTCATGGCGTCATCGCTTTCAAAGCCATAGCCTCGTATGGTACGGGAGGGGCCTGAAATGGTGACATATTTGTCGGACCGTATCATACGGTTGCTGCTTGATCGGGAGATATGTTCGGTGCGAATGACCGTGTTGTCCGCTGAACGGATGACGACGTTATCGAATGCTTCGATATCCTGATTGTCATGCACGATGCCTCGACCTGCCGTTATCAGGGTTACGCTGCCATCACGGTTGATCAGTTGTACGTTGATTCCTCCATCGAGCCGGATTTCCTGTTTCTCTCCCTGACGGTATTCAGCTGCATGACGGGCGCTGACAATCGTTTTGGTTCTGCCATTGTCAGAAACCACCAGGGTGACATTCCAGCTTTCCTGGGAAGGCATATCTTTTGCGTAAACAGCAGCCGCCGGCGTGCGAGCCTCCTTTTTGGGAGCACTACAGCCAGCGGCACCGAACACTATTGCCAGAGAAAAAAAAGTTGTCCGGCGAAAATTCAAAGGGCTTCCAGGCGAATGTTACTTGATGTTCAACTTGTCGAGCACCTTGTAGGTGATATCGGACTGCTCATCGCCGTACACACGGGCGTTCTTGTCGAAAATCATGCTGTACCCGTCTTTTTTGGCGACCGTGGCAACGGCGACGTCGATTTTCTGACGGATAGGAATGATAAGCGCCTGCTCTTTCTGAGCGAGCAGCCTCTGTTTTTCCAAAGCGCTTTTCTGCAGGTTCTCCTCTTGAGCGCGAAGCTCTTTCTCTTTCACTGCGTTTGGTTTCCTTTCTTTCTGATAAGCTTGGATGGCGCTCTGGAGCGCGCTCTGCTGTTTGGCAAGCTCTGCGTTGCTCTGGTTTTTCATCGCCTGGAGGGTCTGGTCGGCGGCTTTGGTTTCCGGCATCATCTGGAAAATCTTGCCATAATCGACCACGCCTATTTTCTGGGCATTATCGGCAGCAAAAGCCTGTGGAGCCGAGAAGCTCATACCGAGCGTGAGCGACATGAACAGAAATCCTGATACCGCTTTTTTGATTCCTTTGAAATCTGACATTATCGGTGTGTTTAGGTTTTTCATGATACAGCGTGTACGGTTCTTTGTTATTGTCATCGAGAATCGATACCCCAAAAAATAACATTTCCGGTTTTAAAATACTATTGCAGCCGAGAAAAACAGGATGAGAGAAACATTCTCTGCGTTGTCGTTACCGTTTGGTTTTTTGAGCGTTTCAGGGGGTACGTTTCCTGAAAATCTGCCCGGGCTCCTGCTCTATGATCCGTTTTAGCTCAAGCTCGAACAGATGCACCAGAAGGGCGTCTATCTTCAGACCGGTTTTTTCAGCGATCAGGTCGATATGCATTGCGCCTGACTGAAGCGCTTCGACGATGCACGACTCCTCGATGTTCAGGTCGAACGGTTCGGAAGCTTCGGGATGTGTTTTCAGCGCAGGATGTTGCGCTGGGTTGAGTTCGGCGAGAATGTCTTCAGCGGAAAATACCGGCTTGGCATGGTTTTGCTGGATGAGGTAGTTGGTGCCGCGTGAGGTGCCTGAAAAAATACTTCCCGGTATAGCAAATACTTCGCGATTCTGTTCGAGGGCATAGGACGCCGTGATCATCGAGCCGCCCTTGATGTCCGATTCGACGATCAGCGTGCCTTGGGCCAGGCCGGCGATCAGGCGGTTTCTTCGCGGAAAATTGCCCGGTTCGGGCTTGATGCCGATCCACTCTTCCGAGACGATCGCGCCTCGTTCGAGTATCCTCGGCCAGAGTCGCCCGGCGGGGTCGGTGTAGATGCGGTCAATGCCGCATCCAAGCACGGCGATCGTCACGCCATTACTCTCCACCGCTGCGCGGTGCGCCATCATGTCGATGCCGTATGCCAGGCCGCTGAGGATGGCGTAACCGTTGTTTACCATTTCGCGGCAGATGAACTCGGTGGCCTGCTTGCCGTATGCCGTGGCCTTGCGGGTGCCGACGACGGCGAGCGAGGGCACGCAGAGCGCCTCGGGATTGCCGCGAGCGAAAAGCAGAAGTGGCGGATCGTAAATCTCTTTCAGGAGTGGTGGATAAGCCGGGTCGAGAATCGTGATGACCGAGGCTTCCAGCCGTTCCGCCCGTGCGAGCTGATTTTCCCCCTTCTCGCGCGCTTTGTCGCGCCACGCCGGGTTTGCGAGCCGCTCGGCGGTTTCGCGGGCGGTGGTCTCTCCAATGCCGGGAATCTGGCGCAGGGCATCATAGTCCGCTTCGAGGAGTGCGGGGGTCGCACCGAAACGGTTCAGCAGGGCGCGAGCTCTCGAGGGGCCGATGCCGGGAAGCTGCGAAACGATGAGCAGCAAAAGCGCTGCGCCTGGCTCAGGGGTTGTGGTCATGGTTGGGGGCAGGGGAGTTGAAGAGCGTTCGGGGGGAGGGGCGACCCCCCGGAACAAGCTCAGAAATCGCGCTTCATGAGAATGTTGGCAAAGCCTCTCAGATAGCCGCGTCCCTCCTCGAACGGAAGGGCGTCGAGCGCTGCCAGCGCTGCTTCGGTATCCTCGTTGATTTTCGCCCTGGTCTCGTTGAGCACACCGCACTTCTCGAAGATCGCCTTGACCGCTGGGACGTTGTCGGGCGAGGTGCCGTTGTTGTCGAAGATCGATTGTAAAAGCTCGCGGTCAGCGCCTTCGGCCAGTTCGAGCGAACGGAGCAGCAGCCAGGTCTTTTTGCCGTTGATGACGTCGCCGCCCGGCACCTTGCCCGACTTGCCGTCTCCGGCCATGATGTCGAGATAGTCATCCTGAATCTGGAAAGCTCGTCCGATCTTTTCGCCGAAGGTGACCAACGCTGCGATCTGCTCCGGCGTGCCGTCGCCCGCAACGCCGCCCGCTTCGAGCGCCGCCGAGATGAGTCGCCCCGTCTTTTTGGAGATCATGTCGAGGTAGTCGGCGATGGTGACATCCTTGCGCTGTTCGAGCTCCATGTCGAGCGCCTGCCCTTCGCAGATCGTGATGTTGGCATCGTTGAAGATGTGGATTATTTCGGCGTGGCGCGAACTGATCGCCTTGAGTGCCAGCTCGTAGGCGTAGGCGATCATCATGTCACCCGAAAGAATCGCCGCGTTGACATTCCACTGCTTGTGCACGGTGGGACGGCCATGGCGCAGATCGGCCTGGTCCATGATGTCGTCGTGCATCAGGGTGAAGTTGTGCAGCACCTCGATACCGAGGGCAACGCCAAGCGCGTTGTCGGACTTGCCGCTGACCGCTTCGGCGGCAAGCAAAGTCAGGAACGGACGGATTCGCTTACCCTTTCCTTCGAGAATGTAGCGCGCAGGGTCGTAAAGGGTTGCCGGCTTCTCTTTCGGAAAGCAGGCGGCAAGCGCTTCGTTGATCTTTGCATGGTATTGCCGGTACTTGCTTTCAACCTGTGCTTGGGTAATCGGTGAGGACATGACTGCTGTCGTCAGGGTTTACGGTAGATTCGTGCGTGTTTAAGCTGTTCGATGGTGGCCGATCCGGTCAGGAACATGGCCGCCCGAAGATCGTTTGCCCATGTCCGGATCGTCTCTTCAAGCGTCCCCGAGTGCAGGGCCTTGAGCAGGTGCTGCGCGGAGGCCGCGATGTTGGCGCCGAGTGCGATTGATTTGGCGATGTCGAGTCCGTTGCGGATGCCGCCCGACGAGATGACGCTGAGTGCGTCGTACTCCGGGTTTTGCCGTTTCAGCGTCTGGATACTGGTTAGGCACTCGGCGGTCGGGATGCCCCAGTTCAGAAATTCATCGAGCGCCGATGGGCTGAAGCGCTCCTCGTGGCCGAAGCGGTCGAGGTAGCGACACTCTTCGACCTTCTGCCAGCTGATGCCGCCCGCTCCGGCCACGTCGATGGCCCTGACGCCCGCGTCGGCGAGTTTCCGGGCGACGGTCGCCGAGATGCCGCAGCCCACCTCCTTGGCGATGACCGGCACGCCGATGGTGGCGGTGATGTCGTGCAGCCGGTCGAGAAATCCGCTGAAGTCGGTGCCGCCCTCCGGCTGGAACAGCTCCTGCGCCGGATTGAGATGCACGATGAGCCCGTTGGCCTCGATCAGATCGATCAATGTCGAGAGCTGATCACGGCTCAGTCCGGCGGCTACTTCGGGCGCGCCGATATTGGCGAAGATCGGCACCGAGGGAGCCGACGAACGCACGACCGAGAAGCTTTCGCGATGCGATGAACCTTCGAGCGCCTGGCGCATGCTGCCCACGCCGAGCGGGATGCGGAAGCGCTCGGCCGCTTCGCCAAGAGCACGGTTCAGGGCGAGTGCATTACCGTAACCTCCGGTCATCGAAGAGATCATCAGCGGCAAACCGATAGCATGGCCGAGAAACTCCGTCGAAAGGTCGATCTGCGCAAAATCGACTTCGGGCGCGGCGTTGTGCTCAAATCTCCAGGAATCAAGACCAGTATCCTGCCCGTCGAAACAGACCGGCCGGTTAAGGCAGATATCGACGTGGCTATGCTTGCGTTCGGCGGTTATGGCTGCGCTGGCTTCTTGCATTGACGGATAGCGGCTCCCGGGTTGAACAATTTTTAGAGGTGCTCTGTAAAGTATAACTTATGGCAAATATACCATAACTTTTTTCGGGCTTGTCCGGTTTGCGCCTTATGTTCAGAACCCTGTTCGATATAGCCATCAGGCACATTCTCGGGCGCAAGCGCCAGACGCTGACCACTATGCTTGCTGTCTCTGTCAGTACGATGGTGCTCATCACCACCATTTCGCTGACGAGAGGGCTGCTCGATTCGTTCACTGAAACCATTATCGACGCGGCGCCGCATATCCGGATCAAAGGCGAGAAGATCGATCCGATGCCGACCAACCTTTTTGATTCGCTGGCTGTTTCGAGAAAGGCTTTCGTGACCGACAATATCGGCAGGGATGAACCCGAGGAGGTGCGCAATTACGGGAGAATCCTCGATATTGTTTCATCTCAGGCGTTCTCCGGAAAAGTCGTCGCCGCGTCGCCGTTCGTCGAGTCGCAGATCATTGCAGTCAAGGGGAATCGCACCCAGCCGGTGGTGCTCAAGGGAGTGGATATTGATCGCGAAGATCGTATTAGCCACATCGGGCGCAGCCTTACCTCCGGCGATCTGGTGCTTTTCAGAAAAACCCCAGATGCGCTGCTGGTCGGCAGTTCCGTAGCCACAGATCTCGGCGTGGAGCTGAACGACCAGGTCACCATCATTACGCCCGACGGACGCAGTCGGCAGGGCAAGGTCACCGGAATATTTTTTACCGGTATTAACGCAGCCGATAACACGATTCTCTCGTCACTCAAACTCGGCCAGATTGTCGAGGGAATGCCACCCAACAAGGTTACCGGCATAGCGCTGAAGGTCGTTGATCCCCTCAATGATGCGCCACTGGCTCGGGATCTGGAGCGGATGACCGGCTACCGGTGCCTGACCTGGCAGGAGGAGAATGCCAGTGTGCTGGTGCTGTTCAAGCGGATCGGTTCCATCGTCCTGTCGCTCGTGGGATTCGTTGGCGTGGTGTCGGGATTTGGCGTGGCCAACATCCTTGTGACGACCGTGTTCGAGAAGAGCCGCGACATTGCCGTCATGAAGTCGTTCGGCTTCTCGTCGGCGCAGATGGTGGGGCTGTTCGTCTTCGAGGGCTTTCTCGTCGGCCTCGGCGGCGCGCTGACCGGCGGCATCTTGGCGACCGGCTCCATTGGCTTTCTGGCCAGCCTGCACATCGAAAGCTCGCAGGGGCCACTCACCAAAAGCGGCTTTAGCATGTCGTGGAATCCCTGGTACTTTTTCTTTGTCATCGTTGTGACGGTCATCATCAGCACGATTGCGGCAGCGATTCCTTCGCTCCGGGCAGCAAGGCTGGAGCCGGTGACGGTGTTGCGGGAGAGCAATTTGTAGAGGGAAGATCGGCCGGCTCGGACTTATCCGACTGACCTGGCGAATTCTTCACCCCCGCGCCTTCCATTCTGCCGCGCTCCGGGTGCTGCAATAAATACAGCTTGTAGTACAAACCGCGCTGGGCGAGCAGCTCCTGGTGGGTGCCGGTTTCGCGGATGGTGCCTTTGTGCAGCACCACGATTTTGTCGGCGTGCTGGATCGTCGAGAGGCGGTGGGCGATGATGATCGAGGTTCGGTGCTTCATCAGCCGGTCGGTTGCCTGTTCGATGAGCGACTCGGTTTCGGTGTCGACCGAGCTGGTGGCTTCGTCGAGCACGAGAATGTCCGGGTTGTAGAGCAGCGCCCGCACGAAGGCGAGAAGCTGCTTCTGGCCCGCCGAGAGGCCGGAGCCGTTCTCGCGGATGCGGTAGTCGTAGCCGTCCGGCAGCTTTTCGATGAAACGGTCAGCGCCTACGATGCGTGCCGCCTCGTGAATCGTTTCGTCCGAAATCGATGGATCGCCGAACGAGAGATTCTCACGGATCGAACCGGTGAAGAGCACCACATCCTGCATCACTACTCCTACGAGCTTGCGCAGATCGTGGCGGGGAATGTCGCTCAGCTCGATGCCGTCGATGGTCACTGAACCCTTTGCGTAGGGATAAAATCTCGAAAGAATGTTGATGAGTGTGGTCTTGCCGCTGCCGGTTGCGCCGACGATGGCCACGGTTTCGCCCGCCTTGATCTCCAGCGAAATGTCGCGCAGCACCCAGTGCTCCTCGTCGTAGGCGAACCACACCTTGTCGAAACGGATCCGATCCCGAAAAGAATCGAGTGAGTGAGCGCTCTCCGTCGGTTCGGCATCGAGCGGCTCTTCGAGCAGCCGGAAGATACGGTCGGAGCTGGTGATGGCGGTCTGCATAATGTTGAACTGGTCGGAGAGGTGCTGCAACGGGCGGAAGAAGAGCCAGATGAACTGCACGAATGACACTACCACGCCCACCGACAGATCGGTCTGCATGATGCGCGTCGCGCTGAACCAGACCACCAGACCCGCCGCCGCCGAGCTGAGGAACTCGATCAGCGGGGAGTAGATCGAAAAGTAGAAGACCGTTTTGATGTTGGCGTCGCGGTGGTCGGCGTTGATGGCGGAGTGCTTCATGAACTCGGCCTCTTCGCGCGAGAAGAGCTGCACCACCTTCATGCCGGTGATGTGCTCCTGGAAAAAGGCGTTCAGGCGGGCCAGATGCGTCCGGACATCGAGAAACGCCTGGCGCATCTTGTTCTTGAAAAAGATGGTCGAGTAGATCATCACCGGCAAAATGCTCAGCACGACCAGCGTCAGCCGCCAGTCGGTCAGGAACATCATCGCCACGATGAAGAGCAGTTGCAGCATGTCGCCGATGATGGTGATGAGGCTGCTTGACAACATTTCGTTGAGCGCCTCGACGTCGTTGGTGGTGCGGGTGATGATGCGCCCCACCGGGTTTCGGTCGAAGTAGCGGATCGGCAGGCGCTGCAAGTGGCGGAAGATGTCGAGGCGGATGGCATAGACCGCTTTCTGGCCGATGAGCTGTGTCAGCCAGGTGGCGGCGTACTGCTTGACGCCGTCGAGCACGATTACGAGCAGCATCAACAGGCTGATGACGGCAAGGCCCTTGTGGTCGCCCTTGGCGATGTGGTCGTCGATGGCGATGCGGGTCAGCCAGGGGCGCAGCGGCGTCAGGATCGCGCCGAAGGCGGTCAGCGCCACCGCGCCCGCCACCAGCCCCTTGAAGGGCTTGATGTAGCCGAGCAGCTGCTTGATAATATAGCGGTCAACGGAACCCTTTTTCCGATTGCCGAGGGTTTCGTCCTGCTGCGTGCGGAATCCCGATGCCGCTCCTGCGCCCATTCTCATGCCTGTCAGTTCTTGGCCGGATTTGCCGAAGCGGCGGTTTCGATCTCTTCGATGAAGCGCGCGGCAAGGGCGTCGGCCTCTGCCTGCGTCGAGGCTTCAGTGTAAATCCTGACGATCGGCTCGGTGTTCGAGGGGCGAAGGTGCACCCATCCATTCTCGAAGTCGAGCTTAAGGCCGTCGAGGCGGTTGCACTCCGCATCGGGATGGTTTGCCGCCACCGTGTCGAAAATTCTGTCGAGCGACTCTTTCGAGAGCGTCGTTAGTTCGACCTTCTTTTTCGACATGAAGTAGTCGGGGAAGGTTTTGCGGAACTCCGAGAGCGTGCCGCCTGTTGCGGATTTCCACCCGGCGAAGGCCTGGATGAAGAGCGCGATGCCGGCGAGCGCGTCGCGTCCGTAGTGCAGCTCCGGCAAAATGATGCCGCCGTTGCCTTCGCCGCCGATTACCGCCTCTTTCTCCTTCATCACCTCGATTACGTTGGCCTCGCCGACTTTCGCGCTGAAGCACTCGACCTCGTGCTTGCGGGCGATGTCGAAGAGCGCGTGGCTGCTCGACAGGTTGTTGACCACCGGGCCTTTGTGGTGCTTCAGGTAGAAATCGGCGCATGCGATGAGGGTATATTCTTCGCCAAAGAGCGTCCCGTCCTCGCACACCAGTGCGAGCCGGTCAACGTCGGGATCGACGATGATGCCGAACTCGCAGCTCTCGCTGGCAAGAATCGCCATCGTCTGGCGGAGGTTCTGCTCTATCGGCTCGGGGTTGCGCGGAAAGATGCCCGTGCCTTCGCAGGCGAGTGTCTTGATTTCGGTGATGCCCAGCTTGCGGCACAGCTCCGGCACGATGTACGAACCGGCCCCTTCGACGGCGTCGATCAGCACCCGGAAGTTCATGCTTTTGACGAGGTCGAGGTCGAGGCAGGAGAGCTTCAGGATTTTGTCGATATGTGCGGCGTCCCACGAGCCGTTTGCCGTCACGGTGCCGATGCCATCCCAGCGGGCGAAGTCGAACGCTTTTTTCTCGGCGATCTCGAGCAGCTCTCCGACGTCGGACGCAGTGAGGAATTCGCCCTTTTCGTCAAGCATTTTCAGCGCATTCCACTCGACGGGGTTGTGCGAGGCGGTGACGATCAGGCCGCCGTCGGCGCCTTCACCGGCGGTGGCGATCTCGACTGTCGGCGTGGTGGTCATGCCGACGTCGATCACGTCGCAGCCGCAGAGCGAGAGCGCGTTGGAGACCAGACCGGTGATGACGGCGCCGGTCGGACGGCTGTCTCTGCCGATGACGATTATCGGCTTCGCCAGCGAGCCGGGATTCAGCGCCTGTTTCCGCCGCCTGATCCAGGTGGCGAAGGCCATGGTGAATGCCGTAAGGTTTTCCGGGGTGAGGCTCTTGCCGACCACGCCGCGGATGCCGGAGACGCTGATCATCAAGCTCATTGGCTTATAATCGTGAGAGTTGACAGTGATATGCTGTTTTGTTGCGGGGGGAATATACAGAAAAAAACACCGAAGCCTGCTTGTCCGTCTGGCGGATTCTGTCAATAATTTGTTTCGATATTTTTTAATTTTCGAGCCGGGTTCGTATATTAAATGCCTTTTGTTGCGGATACCGCACACTCTTAACAAGCATATTATAACAGCACAAGGTTATGCCTCTACACAAATCAGCCGAAAAAAGACTCAGACAGGCAGCGCGCAGAAATGAAAGGAACCGTGCCCGTAAAAAGGAACTCAAGGGCGTTTTGAAGAATATGCAGAAGCTGATCGACGCCAACGCAGCAAAGAGCGAAGTCGAGGCGGCATACAAGGCTGCCGTGCAAAAGCTTGACAGACTTGGCGTGAAGCGCTACATCCACCCCAACAAGGCGTCGCGCAAGAAAGCACAGCTGACCAAAGCGCTCAACAACTACACGCCGACTGCTAGCTGATCATCGGGCTTCTGCAAGCGTGCCGCGAGCGGGCGATGTTTCATATTCAGTCATACCCGGCCAGCAGCTGGCGCTTTGAAGGCGCTAAGAGTTCGCAAACCGGGTATTGTCCATTCCATTCATCATGTTCGCATTTTTGAGAGGTGAGCTGGTAACAGTCTCCCGTGAGGAGGCGGTTGTCGAGGTATCCGGCATCGGGTACCTGCTGCACATCTCGTCCGGCACGAGCCGCCGCCTGCCCCCGGAGGGGAGTCAGGTTCGTCTCTTTACCCATCACTACGTTCGCGAGGATGCTCAGCAACTTTTCGGCTTTCTCGACGAAGAAGAGCTTCAGCTTTTCCGCTTGTTGCTTACCATCGGTGGAGTCGGACCGAAGCTGGCGATGGCTGTGCTGTCGGGTCTGAGCGTTGGCGAAATCCAGGAAGCGATTGTCGCCAATCGTCCGGAAACCCTTTACGGCATTACCGGTGTGGGCAAAAAAACCGCCTCCCGTATCATTCTCGAACTGAGGGACAAGATTCTCAAAATCCAGCCAGCGGCAAGCGGCAAAACGGCGGGTGCGCCTCAAGCTCTTCAACTGAACGAAGATGCCCTCGCGGCGCTCATGACGCTCGGTTTTCCGAAGCCAGCGGCTCAGAAAGCCATTTCGGGCATTCTGGAGACTTCTCCCGGCTTGTCGGTCGAAGAGGTTGTCAGGGCCGCGCTTATCGCTATTCACAACAACTTCTGAGTCACTGTGGATTACCAGCAAGCTATCGATTTCCTGTTTCCCCTTCATCGTTTTGGCATCAAACCCGGCCTTGAACGTATCGAAGCGCTGCTCGACGTGCTCGGTCATCCGGAGCGCAAACTCGGCACCATTGTGCATGTCGCCGGAACCAACGGCAAGGGCACGGTAGCTTCGTGCGTTGCTTCGATTTTCAGCACCTCGGGCCGCAAAACCGGCCTGTTCACATCGCCGCACCTGGTCGATTTCACGGAGCGGATCCGCATCGACGGCCAGCAGATTGGCCAGGCGCGAGTCGCTGAATATTGTACCAAGCTGCAACCGGCGGTCGAAACGGGCGCGACCTTTTTCGAAACGACCACGGCGATGGCGTTTGCCTTTTTCGCCGACGAAGGCGTCGATGCCGCGGTGATCGAAACCGGCATGGGGGGGCGGCTCGATGCGACCAATGTCGTGCAACCGGAGATTGTTATCATTCCGAGCATCGGCATGGATCACACCGAGTGGCTCGGCGGGAGCCTTCGCGAAATAGCCGCCGAGAAGGCGGCGATCATCAAGCGGTGCTCGCGCGTTTTCACCGCCGTGCCGGAAGCGGGCGAGGCGTTCGCGCCGATCCGCGAGGCCGCCGAAGCGGTGGGCGCGGAGCTGCATCAGGTTGAGCGGGAGGCGGAGTGTTTGGTGGAGGAGGTTTGCCCGGGCGCTCTCGCCCTGCGAATTTCGCTCGATGGTGGCGAGTCGCGGCAGTTTCGGGCTGCGCTCACCGGCTCATTCCATGCGCCGAACGTTTGCCTTGCCGTCATGGCCGCCCGTTCCGAGGGGATCTCGTGGGAGCATATCGATGATGGGCTGGCAAGGCTTGGCGCTTCGGGTTACCGGGCACGCCTGGAACGAATCGCGGACAAACCGGTGGTGATGCTTGATGTCTCCCACAATCCGGAAGGGATGCAGAAAACCGCGCAGTCGATTCTGGAGCTTCGAAACTGCTTCCGCTTCCTGTACGTGATCATTGGCGTTGCGGCCGACAAGGATGCTGCCGGTATCGTTCACCATA
The nucleotide sequence above comes from Chlorobaculum tepidum TLS. Encoded proteins:
- the fni gene encoding type 2 isopentenyl-diphosphate Delta-isomerase, with the protein product MQEASAAITAERKHSHVDICLNRPVCFDGQDTGLDSWRFEHNAAPEVDFAQIDLSTEFLGHAIGLPLMISSMTGGYGNALALNRALGEAAERFRIPLGVGSMRQALEGSSHRESFSVVRSSAPSVPIFANIGAPEVAAGLSRDQLSTLIDLIEANGLIVHLNPAQELFQPEGGTDFSGFLDRLHDITATIGVPVIAKEVGCGISATVARKLADAGVRAIDVAGAGGISWQKVEECRYLDRFGHEERFSPSALDEFLNWGIPTAECLTSIQTLKRQNPEYDALSVISSGGIRNGLDIAKSIALGANIAASAQHLLKALHSGTLEETIRTWANDLRAAMFLTGSATIEQLKHARIYRKP
- a CDS encoding ABC transporter permease produces the protein MFRTLFDIAIRHILGRKRQTLTTMLAVSVSTMVLITTISLTRGLLDSFTETIIDAAPHIRIKGEKIDPMPTNLFDSLAVSRKAFVTDNIGRDEPEEVRNYGRILDIVSSQAFSGKVVAASPFVESQIIAVKGNRTQPVVLKGVDIDREDRISHIGRSLTSGDLVLFRKTPDALLVGSSVATDLGVELNDQVTIITPDGRSRQGKVTGIFFTGINAADNTILSSLKLGQIVEGMPPNKVTGIALKVVDPLNDAPLARDLERMTGYRCLTWQEENASVLVLFKRIGSIVLSLVGFVGVVSGFGVANILVTTVFEKSRDIAVMKSFGFSSAQMVGLFVFEGFLVGLGGALTGGILATGSIGFLASLHIESSQGPLTKSGFSMSWNPWYFFFVIVVTVIISTIAAAIPSLRAARLEPVTVLRESNL
- a CDS encoding ABC transporter ATP-binding protein — encoded protein: MRMGAGAASGFRTQQDETLGNRKKGSVDRYIIKQLLGYIKPFKGLVAGAVALTAFGAILTPLRPWLTRIAIDDHIAKGDHKGLAVISLLMLLVIVLDGVKQYAATWLTQLIGQKAVYAIRLDIFRHLQRLPIRYFDRNPVGRIITRTTNDVEALNEMLSSSLITIIGDMLQLLFIVAMMFLTDWRLTLVVLSILPVMIYSTIFFKNKMRQAFLDVRTHLARLNAFFQEHITGMKVVQLFSREEAEFMKHSAINADHRDANIKTVFYFSIYSPLIEFLSSAAAGLVVWFSATRIMQTDLSVGVVVSFVQFIWLFFRPLQHLSDQFNIMQTAITSSDRIFRLLEEPLDAEPTESAHSLDSFRDRIRFDKVWFAYDEEHWVLRDISLEIKAGETVAIVGATGSGKTTLINILSRFYPYAKGSVTIDGIELSDIPRHDLRKLVGVVMQDVVLFTGSIRENLSFGDPSISDETIHEAARIVGADRFIEKLPDGYDYRIRENGSGLSAGQKQLLAFVRALLYNPDILVLDEATSSVDTETESLIEQATDRLMKHRTSIIIAHRLSTIQHADKIVVLHKGTIRETGTHQELLAQRGLYYKLYLLQHPERGRMEGAGVKNSPGQSDKSEPADLPSTNCSPATPSPAPALLPGAKESLPQSC
- the glmM gene encoding phosphoglucosamine mutase, whose translation is MSLMISVSGIRGVVGKSLTPENLTAFTMAFATWIRRRKQALNPGSLAKPIIVIGRDSRPTGAVITGLVSNALSLCGCDVIDVGMTTTPTVEIATAGEGADGGLIVTASHNPVEWNALKMLDEKGEFLTASDVGELLEIAEKKAFDFARWDGIGTVTANGSWDAAHIDKILKLSCLDLDLVKSMNFRVLIDAVEGAGSYIVPELCRKLGITEIKTLACEGTGIFPRNPEPIEQNLRQTMAILASESCEFGIIVDPDVDRLALVCEDGTLFGEEYTLIACADFYLKHHKGPVVNNLSSSHALFDIARKHEVECFSAKVGEANVIEVMKEKEAVIGGEGNGGIILPELHYGRDALAGIALFIQAFAGWKSATGGTLSEFRKTFPDYFMSKKKVELTTLSKESLDRIFDTVAANHPDAECNRLDGLKLDFENGWVHLRPSNTEPIVRIYTEASTQAEADALAARFIEEIETAASANPAKN
- the rpsT gene encoding 30S ribosomal protein S20, producing the protein MPLHKSAEKRLRQAARRNERNRARKKELKGVLKNMQKLIDANAAKSEVEAAYKAAVQKLDRLGVKRYIHPNKASRKKAQLTKALNNYTPTAS